A genomic window from Sebastes fasciatus isolate fSebFas1 chromosome 7, fSebFas1.pri, whole genome shotgun sequence includes:
- the LOC141770778 gene encoding extracellular calcium-sensing receptor-like, translating to MLGSPEFPLLSKEGDITIGGVFSIYDAISKPPSSFTDTPELLICSGINLRQFQFVQTMIFAIQEINNSSSLLPNISIGYKVFDSCFSTLYATRVVMGLMNGQERTLGQTCSRQSSVLAIIGASESSSTIALLRIAGVFHIPVISHFATCACLSNRKEYPSFFRTIPSDYYQSRALAKLVKHFGWTWVGAVRSDNDYGNNGMETFITAAKQEGVCIEYSEAISSTDPIGHIARVVRVIQSGSAKVLVVFLAQEIEMLLEEALKQNLTGLQWVGSEFWIAASYLATKRYSGILTGSLGFTIRKAKIPGLREFLLQVNPSQKLHNNLLRDFWETTFGCSFQPSLHGQTQCSSSERLEDINNSFTDASNLRISNNVYKAVYAVAHAMHNMLKCGQSGEAVNQSCIWKDFLEPKEVVKHLQDVNFTLQSGETVGFDENGDPAATYELVNWQRNQAGDTVFVAVGSYDASLPNGRQFIMNGINTTWAAGSPKRPTSVCSESCLPGFRQAVIKGKPICCFSCIACADGEISNSSNSAECLRCPLEYWSNEDHSQCVPKVIEFLSYGETMGALLAAFSLFGAGLTLVVSCVFFRFRHTPLVKASNSELSFLLLFSLTLCFLCSLTFIGRPSEWSCMLRHTAFGITFALCMSCNLAKTMAVVNAFKAKRPANTVLQCSAPFQRTSVLSCTLLQVLVCVLWLTLAPPFPYKNTAHATEKIILECDLGSPIGFWAVLGYIGLLAVLCFVFAFLARKLPDNFNEAKFITFSMLIFCAVWITFIPAYVSSPGKFTVAVEIFAILASSYGLLLCIFAQKFFIIVLKPELNTKKYLMGKT from the exons ATGCTGGGGAGCCCAGAGTTTCCTCTGTTATCTAAGGAAGGAGATATCACTATTGGAGGAGTTTTCTCTATCTATGATGCAATATCGAAGCCTCCGTCCTCCTTCACAGATACCCCAGAACTTCTCATATGCTCTGG GATAAATTTGAGAcaatttcaatttgtccaaaCAATGATTTTTGCCATCCAGGAGATCAACAATAGCAGCTCTCTGCTGCCTAATATCTCAATTGGTTATAAGGTGTTTGACAGCTGTTTTTCAACACTGTATGCAACGCGTGTGGTGATGGGTCTAATGAATGGGCAGGAAAGGACTTTGGGTCAAACCTGCTCCAGACAGTCATCTGTTCTTGCCATCATCGGAGCCTCTGAATCCTCCTCAACTATTGCATTGCTACGAATTGCAGGGGTTTTCCACATACCAGTG atCAGTCACTTTGCCACCTGTGCTTGTTTGAGTAACAGAAAGGAGTACCCCTCCTTTTTCAGAACCATCCCTAGTGACTACTATCAGAGCAGAGCTTTGGCAAAACTGGTAAAGCACTTTGGCTGGACATGGGTTGGGGCAGTTAGAAGTGACAATGACTATGGTAACAATGGCATGGAAACATTTATCACAGCTGCAAAGCAGGAGGGGGTCTGCATCGAGTACTCAGAGGCCATCTCAAGCACTGACCCCATTGGGCATATTGCCAGGGTGGTCAGAGTGATCCAAAGCGGCAGTGCAAAGGTTTTAGTTGTCTTCCTCGCCCAGGAGATAGAAATGCTGCTTGAGGAAGCTCTGAAGCAGAACCTAACTGGGCTGCAGTGGGTGGGCAGTGAGTTCTGGATTGCGGCAAGTTACCTGGCCACCAAGAGGTACTCGGGAATCCTGACAGGGTCTCTGGGCTTCACCATCAGAAAAGCAAAGATCCCAGGCCTGCGAGAGTTTCTTTTGCAGGTTAACCCAAGTCAAAAACTTCATAATAATCTGCTGAGGGATTTCTGGGAAACCACATTTGGTTGCAGTTTCCAACCCAGTCTGCATGGTCAGACCCAGTGCTCTAGTTCTGAGAGACTAGAGGACATCAACAATTCTTTCACAGATGCGTCAAACCTAAGGATATCCAACAATGTGTATAAGGCTGTGTATGCTGTGGCTCATGCCATGCATAACATGTTGAAATGTGGACAAAGTGGTGAAGCGGTGAATCAGTCCTGTATCTGGAAAGATTTTTTAGAGCCAAAAGAG GTTGTGAAACACCTCCAAGATGTGAATTTCACCCTTCAGTCAGGAGAAACTGTGGGTTTTGATGAAAACGGAGACCCTGCAGCAACTTATGAGCTGGTGAACTGGCAGAGAAACCAAGCAGGAGATACTGTGTTTGTGGCTGTAGGGAGCTACGATGCCTCACTACCGAATGGAAGGCAGTTTATCATGAATGGAATAAACACAACATGGGCTGCTGGATCCCCAAAG AGGCCAACGTCTGTCTGCAGTGAGAGTTGTCTGCCAGGTTTCCGGCAAGCTGTTATTAAAGGCAAACCAATCTGCTGTTTCTCCTGCATCGCCTGTGCAGATGGAGAGATCAGCAACTCCAGCA ATTCTGCAGAGTGTTTGCGGTGTCCACTGGAGTACTGGTCAAATGAAGATCACAGCCAGTGTGTTCCAAAGGTGATCGAGTTCCTATCTTATGGAGAAACCATGGGTGCCCTTCTCGCTGCTTTTTCATTGTTCGGAGCAGGTTTAACACTGGTGGTGTCATGTGTCTTCTTTCGCTTTCGTCACACACCTCTTGTCAAAGCCAGCAACTCTGAGCtgagcttcctgctgctcttctccttgactctgtgtttcctgtgctCTCTGACCTTCATAGGCCGGCCCTCTGAGTGGTCTTGCATGCTGCGACACACAGCATTCGGCATCACCTTTGCCCTGTGCATGTCTTGTAACTTGGCTAAAACCATGGCGGTGGTGAACGCCTTTAAGGCCAAAAGGCCAGCGAACACAGTTCTTCAGTGCTCTGCTCCGTTTCAGAGAACAAGTGTTCTCAGCTGTACTTTACTGCAGGTGTTAGTTTGTGTGCTGTGGTTAACTCTTGCCCCGCCATTCccctacaaaaatacagctcATGCCACTGAAAAGATTATTCTAGAGTGTGATTTAGGTTCACCTATTGGGTTCTGGGCTGTGTTGGGGTATATAGGACTCCTGGCTGTGCTCTGCTTCGTTTTCGCTTTTCTGGCTCGAAAGCTGCCTGATAATTTCAATGAAGCTAAATTCATCACCTTCAGCATGCTGATATTCTGTGCAGTCTGGATTACATTTATCCCAGCGTATGTCAGCTCTCCTGGGAAGTTCACTGTGGCTGTGGAGATATTTGCTATTTTAGCCTCCAGTTATGGACTACTTCTCTGTATATTTGCACAAAAGTTCTTTATTATTGTTCtcaaacctgaactgaacacaaaaaaatatctgatgGGGAAAACATGA